Proteins encoded within one genomic window of Rhinolophus sinicus isolate RSC01 linkage group LG05, ASM3656204v1, whole genome shotgun sequence:
- the HS3ST5 gene encoding heparan sulfate glucosamine 3-O-sulfotransferase 5 translates to MLFKQQAWLRQKLLVLGSLAVGSLLYLVARVGSLDRLQPICPIEGRFGARGQAEFPLRALQFKRGLLHEFRKGNASKEQVRLHDLVQQLPKAIIIGVRKGGTRALLEMLNLHPAVVKASQEIHFFDNDENYAKGIEWYRKKMPFSYPQQITIEKSPAYFITEEVPERIYKMNSSIKLLIIVREPTTRAISDYTQVLEGKERKNKTYYKFEKLAIDPNTCEVNTKYKAVRTSIYTKHLERWLKYFPIEQFHIVDGDRLITEPLPELQLVEKFLNLPPRISQYNLYFNATRGFYCLRFNIIFNKCLAGSKGRIHPEVDPSVITKLRKFFHPFNQKFYQITGRTLNWP, encoded by the exons ATGCTATTCAAACAGCAGGCGTGGCTGAGACAGAAGCTCCTGGTGCTGGGAAGCCTTGCTGTTGGGAGTCTCCTGTATCTAGTCGCCAGAGTTGGGAGCTTGGATAG GCTACAACCCATTTGCCCCATTGAAGGCCGATTCGGAGCCCGTGGGCAGGCTGAATTCCCTCTCCGTGCCCTGCAGTTTAAGCGTGGCCTGCTGCACGAGTTCCGGAAGGGCAATGCTTCCAAGGAGCAGGTTCGCCTTCATGACCTGGTCCAACAGCTCCCCAAGGCCATTATCATTGGGGTGAGGAAAGGAGGTACGAGGGCCCTGCTTGAGATGCTGAATCTCCATCCGGCAGTGGTCAAAGCCTCTCAAGAAATCCACTTTTTTGACAATGATGAGAATTATGCCAAGGGGATTGAGTGGTATCGGAAAAAGATGCCTTTTTCCTACCCTCAGCAAATCACAATTGAAAAGAGCCCAGCATATTTTATCACAGAGGAGGTTCCGGAAAGGATTTACAAAATGAACTCATCCATCAAGTTGTTGATCATTGTCAGGGAACCAACCACAAGAGCTATTTCTGATTATACTCAGGTGctagaggggaaggagaggaagaataaAACTTATTACAAGTTTGAGAAGCTGGCAATTGACCCTAATACCTGCGAAGTGAACACAAAATACAAAGCGGTAAGGACCAGCATCTACACCAAACATCTGGAAAGATGGTTGAAATACTTTCCAATCGAGCAATTTCACATTGTCGATGGAGATCGCCTCATCACGGAACCTCTGCCAGAACTTCAGCTCGTAGAGAAGTTCCTAAATCTTCCCCCAAGAATAAGTcaatacaatttatatttcaatGCTACCAGAGGGTTTTACTGCTTGAGATTTAACATTATCTTTAATAAGTGCCTGGCTGGCAGCAAGGGGCGCATTCATCCAGAGGTGGACCCCTCTGTCATTACCAAATTGCGCAAATTCTTTCACCCTTTTAATCAAAAATTTTACCAGATCACTGGGAGGACATTGAACTGGCCCTAA